ACGCCGGACGCCGCGCGCGCGCCGTTGGGCATGCGTCCGTCCCAGAAGACGGCGCGCGCCTCACCGGCCGGGACCCTGCCCTCGTCGAATCGTGTCACCACCGCACCGGTGGCGTCGTAGATGGTCACGCCAACGCGCCCCTCGCGCGGCAATGTGTAATTGATGCGCACGCCCGGGTTGAACGGATTGGGCGCGGCGGAGACCGCAATAAGGGAAGGGGTCCGGTCCTGAACGCCGGTGAGCGTGGTGGGAGTCAGGATGGCCGCCAGTGTGTCCAGTGCGGCCGGGCCGTTGAAACCGCCGCCGCTGGTGCTGGTCACCGTCGTCGCAATGGCGTCGAACTTCTTGTTCAGGAAACCCGGTGCAATGGGTGTTCCGACCTGCGGATCCACCAGGTAGTCCACCGGTGACAGCGCGGTCCAGCCAGTGCCGTCGTCCACCCACAGCGTCATCGCGGCGACACCCTGCTTGAGTGTGATGTTGCTGTACTTCACGCGCCCGGGCCGCTTGCGCACGGCACCCCCCTGCGCGCCGTCGGCGCCCACCGGCAACGGCAGCTCGTGGATGGTCCACATGGTGGGCGGGCTGGCGCGCTCCCACACGACGGGGAAGATCATGCCCGCGGCGTTCTGGCCCCAGCCCGCCACGAGGAGCGTGCCGGGCTCGTAATCGAAACCGGTTGCCTCCGCAGTGACCATGTTCATCGGCAGCGGCAGTTGTTCGTTGACCCAGGTTTCGCCGTCGTCGGTGGATGTCCACATCTGCGGCATCCATCCCCCGGCGGGGCTCTGTCCGCCGCCGAACGCCACGTAACCGTCGCTGCCCGCCGACCCGATGTCATTCACGTGGCCGTCGAGACCCACGCCGAATTCCGGCCTCAGGATGCGCTCGCCGGCCGCGGTGGTTTCCCAGATCATCGGCACGCGCAGACCCATCTGCGGTGCATCGCCGGCGGCCATGGGCGGAATCTCGTCCGCCCAGCCACCGATGAGCGCGCGCAACGGAACGCCATCCGGCTTGAATATCGCCCGGGCTTCCCCGGTGCCCGCGTTGAGC
This region of Candidatus Krumholzibacteriia bacterium genomic DNA includes:
- a CDS encoding T9SS type A sorting domain-containing protein, yielding MHSPPCSRAAVSIAAAVLLLAGAPPAAAQGLVEYGVEFMPLPVGYNASTARGVSDGDWDRPIIVGTVENAPCKAACWMRVSQQYEAIVLPGLDPNMDSAANAVVHVPAGLGEWTLVVGSSTNGTAGKVPVKWDIQPNKPVDVVPLPALNAGTGEARAIFKPDGVPLRALIGGWADEIPPMAAGDAPQMGLRVPMIWETTAAGERILRPEFGVGLDGHVNDIGSAGSDGYVAFGGGQSPAGGWMPQMWTSTDDGETWVNEQLPLPMNMVTAEATGFDYEPGTLLVAGWGQNAAGMIFPVVWERASPPTMWTIHELPLPVGADGAQGGAVRKRPGRVKYSNITLKQGVAAMTLWVDDGTGWTALSPVDYLVDPQVGTPIAPGFLNKKFDAIATTVTSTSGGGFNGPAALDTLAAILTPTTLTGVQDRTPSLIAVSAAPNPFNPGVRINYTLPREGRVGVTIYDATGAVVTRFDEGRVPAGEARAVFWDGRMPNGARAASGVYFVRVATPYDLATVKIVRVE